In Sphingobacterium sp. lm-10, one DNA window encodes the following:
- a CDS encoding RagB/SusD family nutrient uptake outer membrane protein: MIRKKITYSLAGLLLMISCNDQLDRQPLDSLGNTTYWTNTADAERSVNDVYRFLGSDERFFMSCATDDSYSWSNWPVDIQFAANGSATPNTDVFLKNWRYMYQMIAKANDVLDNIDRVPNMDPTVKAELIGEARFLRAFAYQQLTGLYGDVVLYTTTPSPEEFQIAKTPKSEIVAFVINELTEITESLPITRESAKQGRATRGAVLALKARTLLYSGQWLEAAAAAQQVMDLGVYTIDNNYLSLFNGTNENSTEIILSARYLENTYPNANATWIGGPSLAGWGQIVPLRGLVDAYECTDGQTIDVSPLYDPAAPFANRDPRLGLTIVTPGTPVNGVTIDVTNPNSPDALGKSNASFSGYYYRKAVPANISGEWDRSAGADVMIMRYAEVLLTYAEAKIESGQIDPSVYAAINQVRQRTGVNMVAATPATHPDQQALRALVRRERHVEFPVEDNRLFDIRRWGIAENVMQGVAQGIFNNYDSSRGDFNNYVTVERRTFNPGRDYLWPIPANELIFNTQLTQNSGW, encoded by the coding sequence ATGATCAGAAAAAAAATAACATATAGCCTGGCGGGGCTTCTCCTAATGATCTCTTGCAACGATCAGTTGGATAGACAGCCGCTGGATTCTTTAGGTAATACCACTTATTGGACAAACACAGCAGATGCGGAGCGTTCGGTGAATGATGTGTACCGATTCTTAGGTTCAGATGAGCGCTTTTTTATGTCTTGTGCTACAGACGATAGTTATTCTTGGAGCAACTGGCCCGTAGATATCCAATTTGCTGCCAATGGCAGTGCTACACCAAATACGGATGTCTTTCTTAAAAATTGGCGATACATGTACCAGATGATTGCCAAGGCGAATGATGTATTGGACAACATAGATCGGGTACCTAATATGGATCCCACAGTGAAAGCAGAATTAATTGGTGAAGCTCGTTTTTTACGTGCCTTTGCGTATCAGCAACTTACCGGATTATACGGTGATGTCGTTTTATATACTACAACGCCAAGTCCAGAAGAATTTCAGATAGCCAAGACACCAAAGAGTGAAATCGTTGCGTTTGTGATAAACGAATTGACGGAAATTACAGAGAGCTTACCAATTACGCGAGAAAGTGCTAAGCAAGGTAGAGCCACTAGAGGCGCTGTGCTTGCGCTAAAAGCGCGTACCTTGTTGTATAGCGGCCAGTGGCTGGAAGCCGCAGCTGCAGCGCAACAGGTGATGGATTTGGGCGTGTATACGATCGACAACAATTACCTAAGCCTTTTCAACGGAACAAATGAGAATAGTACAGAGATTATTCTTTCTGCTCGCTATTTGGAAAATACCTATCCTAATGCCAATGCCACTTGGATTGGCGGGCCGAGTTTAGCAGGTTGGGGACAAATTGTTCCGCTACGCGGATTGGTAGATGCATACGAATGTACCGACGGACAAACGATTGACGTTTCTCCATTGTACGATCCAGCAGCGCCATTTGCCAATCGTGACCCCCGGTTAGGACTCACTATTGTAACACCGGGTACACCAGTAAATGGCGTGACCATTGACGTGACCAACCCCAATTCACCAGATGCACTGGGCAAGTCTAACGCATCGTTCTCCGGTTATTATTATAGAAAAGCTGTACCAGCGAATATCTCCGGTGAATGGGATCGTAGTGCAGGAGCTGATGTGATGATCATGCGGTATGCCGAAGTATTATTGACGTATGCTGAAGCAAAGATCGAATCAGGACAAATCGATCCTTCTGTATACGCTGCCATTAATCAGGTGCGGCAGCGGACAGGTGTTAATATGGTTGCGGCTACGCCTGCTACTCATCCAGATCAACAGGCATTGCGTGCATTAGTGCGTCGAGAGCGTCATGTTGAATTTCCAGTAGAAGACAATCGCCTGTTCGACATCCGCCGATGGGGCATCGCAGAAAACGTGATGCAAGGCGTAGCGCAAGGGATATTTAATAATTACGATTCTTCTCGTGGCGATTTCAACAACTATGTCACGGTAGAACGTCGTACTTTCAATCCTGGGCGGGATTACCTTTGGCCTATCCCAGCCAATGAGCTTATCTTCAATACGCAGCTTACACAAAACAGCGGTTGGTAA